The proteins below come from a single Flavobacterium lindanitolerans genomic window:
- a CDS encoding DUF4290 domain-containing protein → MYIKENPHDIVHHLEYNAERPHLIIPEYGRHLQKLIDQATVIEDRNERNKAAKYIIAVMGSLNPHLRDVPDFQHKLWDQIFIMSDFKLDVDSPYPVPSREMLQQKPERLKYPQNFPKYRFYGNNIKYMIDVANKWEEGELKSALIKVIANHMKKSYLSWNKDTVKDEVIFEHLYELSNGKINLKTSSEELLNSTDLMRTNKKMSNKNQSTPQKAKSKNGGKQNNQNKNNRKPQG, encoded by the coding sequence ATGTATATAAAAGAAAACCCACACGACATTGTTCATCATCTGGAATATAATGCTGAAAGACCGCATTTGATTATTCCGGAATATGGACGTCATTTGCAGAAACTAATCGATCAGGCAACTGTAATCGAAGACAGAAATGAGCGTAACAAGGCAGCGAAATATATTATAGCGGTTATGGGAAGCCTGAATCCGCATTTGCGTGATGTGCCTGATTTCCAACATAAGCTTTGGGACCAGATTTTTATTATGTCTGATTTTAAGCTGGATGTAGATTCTCCCTATCCGGTGCCGTCAAGAGAAATGCTGCAGCAAAAGCCGGAACGCCTGAAATATCCGCAAAACTTTCCTAAATACCGATTTTATGGAAACAATATCAAGTATATGATAGACGTGGCCAATAAATGGGAGGAAGGCGAATTGAAAAGTGCGTTGATAAAAGTGATTGCCAATCACATGAAAAAATCCTACCTGAGCTGGAATAAGGATACGGTAAAGGATGAAGTGATTTTTGAACATTTGTATGAATTGTCAAACGGAAAAATCAATCTGAAGACGAGTTCAGAGGAATTGCTGAATTCTACAGATTTGATGCGTACAAACAAAAAAATGTCCAATAAAAATCAATCGACTCCGCAAAAGGCAAAATCTAAAAATGGCGGAAAGCAGAATAATCAAAACAAAAACAATAGAAAACCACAAGGTTAG
- the murA gene encoding UDP-N-acetylglucosamine 1-carboxyvinyltransferase: METFKIEGGVPLKGEITPQGAKNEALQILCAVLLTPEKVTINNIPDIIDVNKLITLLKNLGVKVEKIGKGSYTFISDEVNMAYLESEAFKKEGSSLRGSIMIVGPLLARFGKGYIPKPGGDKIGRRRLDTHFEGFINLGASFRYNREDHFYGVEATKLTGTTMLLDEASVTGTANIVMAAVLAEGKTSIYNAACEPYLQQLCKMLNSMGAKITGVGSNLLEIEGVSSLGGCTHTILPDMIEIGSWIGLAAMTRSEITIKNVSWENLGVIPGTFRKLGITLEKRGDDIYIPAHTDGYEIQNYIDGSILTISDAPWPGFTPDLLSIVLVVATQARGSILVHQKMFESRLFFVDKLIDMGAKIILCDPHRAVVIGHDFKSQLKATTMSSPDIRAGISLLIAALSAKGVSKIQNIEQIHRGYENIEERLKALGAKITAE, encoded by the coding sequence ATGGAAACTTTCAAGATTGAAGGAGGCGTTCCTTTAAAAGGAGAAATTACGCCACAAGGGGCAAAAAATGAGGCATTGCAAATTTTATGTGCGGTTTTGCTTACTCCGGAAAAAGTAACTATCAATAATATTCCGGATATTATCGATGTCAATAAGCTGATTACCTTATTGAAAAATCTTGGAGTTAAAGTTGAAAAAATAGGCAAAGGTTCTTATACTTTCATTTCAGATGAAGTGAATATGGCTTATCTGGAATCTGAAGCTTTCAAAAAAGAAGGAAGCTCTTTACGTGGTTCCATCATGATTGTAGGGCCGCTTTTGGCTCGTTTTGGAAAAGGTTATATTCCAAAGCCGGGAGGAGATAAAATTGGTAGAAGAAGACTGGATACGCATTTTGAAGGCTTTATCAATCTTGGAGCTTCATTCCGTTACAATAGAGAAGACCATTTTTATGGTGTTGAAGCAACTAAATTAACAGGAACTACAATGCTTCTTGATGAGGCATCTGTAACCGGAACGGCTAATATTGTAATGGCGGCTGTTTTGGCTGAAGGAAAAACATCCATTTACAATGCTGCCTGCGAACCGTATTTGCAACAGCTTTGCAAGATGCTGAATTCCATGGGAGCGAAGATAACAGGAGTAGGTTCTAACTTGTTGGAAATTGAAGGTGTTTCGTCTTTGGGCGGATGCACGCATACCATTCTTCCGGACATGATTGAAATTGGTTCCTGGATTGGATTGGCGGCGATGACGCGAAGCGAAATTACAATCAAGAATGTAAGCTGGGAAAACCTTGGAGTAATTCCGGGAACTTTCAGAAAGCTTGGAATTACATTAGAAAAAAGAGGCGATGATATTTACATTCCGGCTCATACTGACGGTTATGAAATCCAGAATTATATTGACGGTTCTATCCTTACTATTTCGGATGCGCCGTGGCCTGGATTTACACCAGACCTTTTGAGTATTGTTTTGGTTGTGGCAACGCAGGCAAGAGGAAGTATTCTTGTTCACCAAAAAATGTTTGAAAGCCGTTTGTTCTTTGTCGATAAGCTGATAGATATGGGAGCGAAAATTATCCTTTGCGACCCGCATAGGGCAGTAGTTATTGGTCACGATTTCAAATCGCAATTGAAAGCTACAACCATGTCTTCTCCTGATATACGTGCCGGAATTTCCCTGTTGATTGCTGCACTTTCTGCAAAAGGGGTGAGTAAAATCCAAAACATCGAACAAATCCACAGAGGATATGAAAATATCGAGGAAAGATTAAAAGCATTAGGAGCTAAAATTACAGCCGAATAA
- a CDS encoding DUF5686 and carboxypeptidase regulatory-like domain-containing protein codes for MKQIITLILFAFSIAASAQIKGKITDQSGTTLPAVNVYIENTYNGTSSNEVGQYELNVKSSGKYTVVFQYLGYKTQKIVINADRLPYVLDVTLLEENIAIPEIVIDSKENPANAIIRSAIAARKQNSEMTAKFTADFYSRGIFRVKDMPKKILGQTMDEKGILDSTGTGIMYLSETVSHITYQKPDKLKEKIIASKISGNDNGFSYNTARNTDYDFYQNYIEFNINMVSPIASNAFGYYKFKMEGTFIDENNNTINKIKVTPKRDSDPVFEGYIYIVEDSWAIYAVDLDIKGYRMQEPILEVMNLTQNFSYNSNSKIWAKSLQTLDFSAGLFGIKFTGKFTHAFSNYEFKEEFEKKTFTKEIVSIDKEANKKDDNFWDAARPVPLTDEESKDYIKKDSIQTIRKSQIYLDSVDRKKNRFKPFDLIEGYTFRNSYKNWSVKYDGLIQVPAFNTVQGWNLNTGFSFIKRNPDENTYTNFGVRMNYGLAEDRLRAFGYFSTRLNNQTNSYFYAAAGNQIVQFNSAAISDVVNSVSTLFFKDNYMKLYDKTFGRISYQQEVVNGLTLFGNAEYSRRKSLFNNTDYVLIKNDKEYTSNNPLAPTANSLPIFETHRLAKASISARVNFGQEYISRPDGKMNIRNEKYPVLFATYEKAFAGSEKEYEYDAIHARMTYDVTLGNKGELGVNLKAGKFFNADNISFADYKHFNGNQTHIGQTERYLNVFNLLPYYSHSTNDAYIEFHAEHNFKGYIMNRIPLLNKLKSNLVIGYHAIAVPDVKPYSEFSVGLDNLGFGKFRMLRVDYVRSYQNGFQGDGVIFGLKFLNILE; via the coding sequence ATGAAACAAATAATTACCCTCATTTTATTTGCCTTTTCTATTGCTGCTTCAGCACAAATTAAGGGAAAAATTACCGACCAGTCCGGAACTACCTTACCAGCCGTAAACGTATACATCGAAAACACCTATAATGGCACCTCTTCCAATGAAGTGGGACAATACGAACTCAATGTAAAATCATCAGGAAAATACACCGTCGTATTCCAGTATTTGGGCTATAAAACCCAAAAAATTGTCATTAATGCGGATAGACTTCCTTATGTCTTGGATGTAACACTGCTGGAAGAAAACATTGCCATTCCGGAAATTGTCATTGATTCAAAAGAAAATCCGGCCAATGCCATCATCCGTAGTGCTATTGCTGCAAGAAAACAAAATTCAGAAATGACTGCCAAATTCACTGCCGACTTCTATTCCAGAGGAATTTTCAGGGTAAAAGACATGCCTAAGAAAATTCTGGGTCAGACGATGGATGAAAAAGGCATCCTGGATTCTACCGGAACGGGAATTATGTACCTATCCGAAACGGTATCCCATATTACTTACCAAAAACCGGACAAGCTAAAGGAAAAGATTATCGCGTCAAAAATAAGCGGAAACGATAACGGATTCAGCTACAATACTGCCAGAAATACCGATTATGATTTCTATCAAAACTATATTGAATTCAACATCAATATGGTTTCTCCTATTGCCAGTAATGCTTTTGGCTATTACAAATTTAAAATGGAAGGTACATTTATAGACGAAAACAACAATACCATAAACAAAATCAAAGTAACCCCTAAAAGAGACAGCGACCCGGTTTTTGAAGGCTATATCTACATTGTTGAAGACAGCTGGGCCATTTATGCCGTAGACCTTGACATCAAAGGTTACAGAATGCAGGAGCCAATTCTTGAAGTAATGAACCTTACGCAAAACTTCAGCTATAATTCCAATTCTAAAATCTGGGCCAAAAGCCTTCAGACTTTAGATTTCAGCGCAGGACTTTTCGGCATTAAGTTTACCGGAAAATTTACGCATGCGTTTAGCAATTACGAATTCAAAGAAGAGTTTGAAAAGAAAACTTTTACCAAAGAAATTGTATCAATAGATAAGGAAGCCAACAAAAAAGACGACAACTTTTGGGATGCTGCCCGTCCTGTTCCTTTGACTGACGAGGAATCAAAAGACTACATCAAAAAAGACAGTATCCAGACAATCCGTAAATCCCAGATCTATCTTGACTCCGTAGACAGAAAGAAAAACCGTTTTAAACCGTTTGACCTAATTGAAGGCTATACCTTTAGAAATTCCTATAAAAACTGGAGTGTAAAATATGACGGATTAATACAAGTACCTGCTTTTAACACAGTACAAGGATGGAATTTAAATACCGGATTTTCATTTATAAAAAGAAATCCAGATGAAAACACCTATACCAATTTTGGCGTAAGAATGAATTATGGGCTTGCAGAAGACAGGCTTAGAGCTTTTGGTTATTTCTCAACAAGATTGAACAACCAGACCAATTCTTATTTTTATGCAGCTGCCGGTAATCAAATCGTACAATTTAACAGCGCGGCTATTTCTGATGTTGTCAATTCAGTCAGCACGTTGTTTTTCAAGGACAACTACATGAAACTATACGACAAGACTTTTGGTAGAATTAGCTACCAGCAGGAAGTTGTAAACGGATTGACCTTGTTTGGAAATGCTGAATATTCCAGAAGAAAATCGCTTTTCAACAATACAGACTATGTATTGATTAAAAACGATAAGGAATATACTTCAAATAATCCTTTGGCTCCTACAGCCAATTCGTTGCCAATTTTTGAAACACACCGTTTGGCAAAAGCTTCGATTTCTGCCAGAGTGAATTTCGGACAGGAATACATCTCAAGACCGGATGGAAAAATGAATATCCGAAACGAAAAATACCCGGTTCTTTTTGCAACCTATGAAAAAGCATTTGCCGGTAGTGAAAAAGAATATGAATATGATGCCATCCACGCCCGTATGACGTATGATGTTACTTTAGGAAATAAAGGAGAGCTTGGAGTAAACCTAAAAGCCGGAAAGTTTTTTAATGCAGACAATATTTCTTTTGCCGATTACAAGCACTTTAACGGCAACCAGACACATATTGGCCAAACTGAAAGATACCTGAACGTATTCAACCTGCTACCGTATTATTCACACAGCACCAATGATGCCTATATTGAATTTCATGCCGAGCATAATTTCAAAGGTTACATCATGAACAGAATTCCTTTGCTAAATAAGCTAAAATCAAATCTTGTAATTGGATATCATGCAATAGCAGTACCGGATGTAAAACCTTATTCCGAGTTTTCTGTGGGCTTAGACAATCTTGGTTTTGGCAAGTTCCGAATGCTGCGTGTAGATTATGTACGTTCCTACCAAAACGGATTCCAGGGCGACGGTGTCATCTTTGGATTAAAATTCCTGAACATTTTAGAATAG
- the aroQ gene encoding type II 3-dehydroquinate dehydratase — MKIIIINGPNLNLLGKREPEIYGSQTFEEYFVSLQAEFPNVELVYFQSNIEGEIISKLQETGFTFDGIILNAAAYTHTSVGIGDAVKSITTPVIEVHISNTFSRESFRHQSYISPNAKGIIIGFGLKSYKLAIQAFL; from the coding sequence ATGAAAATCATTATTATTAACGGACCTAATTTAAACCTGCTTGGAAAACGGGAACCTGAAATCTATGGCAGCCAAACTTTCGAAGAGTATTTTGTTTCGCTTCAGGCTGAATTTCCAAACGTCGAGCTTGTGTATTTCCAAAGCAATATTGAAGGAGAAATCATCAGTAAACTTCAGGAAACTGGTTTTACCTTTGATGGAATTATCCTGAACGCCGCTGCCTACACCCATACTTCTGTAGGAATTGGCGATGCCGTCAAATCCATTACTACCCCGGTTATTGAAGTCCATATTTCCAATACTTTTTCCAGGGAATCTTTCAGACATCAGTCCTATATCTCGCCTAACGCAAAAGGAATCATAATCGGTTTCGGACTTAAGAGTTATAAACTCGCTATACAGGCTTTTCTATAA
- a CDS encoding porin family protein translates to MKKFIVAAILIIAGATNADAQLLKFGIKGGVNFANFNGGADGIDYSSRTGFHAGAVAEVKLFQNFSLQPELLYTSQGADVKGIGDFNLDYVSVPVLAKFYLISEKLSLEVGPQFSFLVDEAKESFDNKSFDFAAAGGLGLNITDNFFAQARYTIGLSEVSKEAEVKNAVFQLSLGYFF, encoded by the coding sequence ATGAAAAAATTTATCGTAGCTGCAATTTTAATCATTGCAGGAGCAACAAATGCTGATGCACAACTTTTAAAATTTGGTATCAAAGGAGGTGTTAACTTCGCCAACTTTAACGGAGGTGCCGATGGTATCGACTACAGCAGCAGAACCGGTTTTCATGCAGGTGCGGTTGCCGAAGTAAAACTTTTTCAAAACTTTTCATTACAACCAGAATTGCTTTATACTTCGCAAGGTGCTGATGTAAAAGGAATTGGTGATTTCAACCTGGACTATGTTTCTGTTCCGGTTTTGGCTAAATTTTACTTAATCTCTGAAAAATTGAGTCTGGAAGTAGGCCCGCAGTTCTCCTTTTTAGTTGATGAAGCAAAAGAGTCTTTCGACAACAAAAGCTTTGATTTTGCGGCTGCCGGAGGTTTAGGACTTAACATTACCGATAACTTTTTCGCTCAGGCAAGATATACTATTGGACTTTCTGAAGTTTCAAAAGAGGCAGAAGTCAAAAATGCCGTTTTCCAATTATCGCTTGGATACTTTTTCTAA
- a CDS encoding OmpW family outer membrane protein, whose product MKKIVLTVAAVFAFGFANAQEETSEGFKKGDVFISGAVGFGSTKTGDFKTSDFEIAPSAGYFVTDNIALGLAFGYGSSKVDVGTADATNSTLSVGAFGRYYFTPASKFSIFGQLGVNYMSYDNEFDAEAGTLGEFKGDGFGVAVAPGVSYFLAKNFAIEASFGILGFETTKPDADGAEKTNSFDFGLDMRDIRLGLVYKF is encoded by the coding sequence ATGAAAAAAATTGTTTTAACAGTAGCAGCAGTATTCGCTTTCGGATTTGCTAATGCTCAGGAAGAAACTTCAGAAGGTTTCAAGAAAGGTGATGTATTCATTTCTGGTGCTGTAGGTTTTGGTTCAACTAAAACTGGAGATTTCAAAACTAGTGATTTCGAAATTGCTCCAAGTGCTGGTTATTTTGTAACTGATAACATTGCTTTAGGTCTTGCATTCGGATACGGGTCTTCAAAAGTTGATGTAGGTACTGCAGATGCAACAAACAGTACTCTTTCTGTTGGTGCTTTTGGTAGATACTACTTTACTCCGGCTTCTAAATTCTCTATCTTCGGTCAGTTGGGTGTAAACTACATGAGCTATGATAATGAATTTGATGCAGAAGCAGGAACACTTGGTGAGTTCAAAGGTGACGGTTTTGGTGTTGCAGTAGCTCCAGGTGTTAGCTATTTCCTTGCTAAAAACTTTGCAATTGAGGCTTCTTTCGGAATCTTAGGTTTCGAAACTACTAAACCAGATGCAGACGGTGCTGAAAAAACAAATTCTTTTGATTTCGGTCTTGATATGAGAGATATCAGATTAGGATTGGTTTACAAATTCTAA
- a CDS encoding ABC transporter ATP-binding protein codes for MLSVQNISFGYTEKQVIENISFTIQKGQNIAIIGESGCGKSTLLKLIYGLYDLDEGQIFYGDTPILGPKYNLIPGEDYIKYLAQDFDLMPYTTVEENVGKYLSNVYKEEKAQRVADLLAMVEMSDYAKTKAKYLSGGQQQRVALARVLALEPEVLLLDEPFSHIDNFRKNALRRNLFAYLKKKGITCIVATHDSADALSFADETIVMQKGRMLEKAPSKELYFNPVNKYVASLFGEINEITVEDENGIMINLLLYPHQLKVAQTGFIQVLVKQSYFKGNRYLVKAVLEKQVIFFEHNSALENETFVFLELNNKIS; via the coding sequence ATGTTATCAGTCCAGAATATTTCTTTCGGTTATACCGAAAAACAAGTAATAGAGAACATCAGTTTTACCATTCAAAAAGGCCAGAATATTGCCATAATTGGTGAAAGCGGCTGCGGAAAAAGTACGCTTTTAAAACTAATTTATGGACTTTACGATTTGGATGAAGGACAGATTTTTTATGGCGATACGCCTATTTTAGGACCAAAATACAATCTGATTCCCGGAGAAGATTATATCAAATACCTGGCACAGGATTTTGACCTGATGCCTTATACAACCGTAGAGGAAAATGTGGGTAAATATCTTTCCAATGTTTATAAAGAAGAAAAAGCACAGCGTGTAGCCGATTTGCTGGCTATGGTTGAAATGTCTGATTATGCCAAAACCAAGGCGAAGTATTTAAGCGGAGGTCAACAGCAAAGAGTAGCTTTGGCAAGAGTTCTGGCTTTAGAGCCTGAAGTTTTGCTATTGGACGAACCTTTTAGCCATATTGATAACTTTAGAAAGAATGCCCTTCGCAGAAACCTGTTTGCTTACCTGAAGAAAAAAGGAATTACCTGTATAGTGGCTACACACGACAGCGCAGATGCGCTTTCTTTTGCCGATGAGACCATTGTGATGCAAAAGGGTAGAATGCTTGAAAAAGCACCGTCAAAAGAGTTGTATTTTAATCCGGTTAACAAATATGTAGCTTCGCTTTTTGGTGAGATTAATGAAATTACGGTAGAAGACGAAAACGGGATAATGATCAACCTGCTTTTGTATCCGCATCAATTAAAAGTGGCACAGACAGGTTTTATACAGGTGTTGGTAAAACAATCTTATTTTAAAGGAAACCGGTATCTGGTTAAGGCGGTACTTGAAAAACAGGTTATTTTCTTTGAGCACAATAGTGCACTTGAAAATGAAACTTTTGTTTTTCTGGAACTGAATAATAAAATATCTTAA
- a CDS encoding prolyl oligopeptidase family serine peptidase: MKLKLSMLFLLVGLTGFSQEELTYQKPSKEILDLADYERAPSVSMDTKKEYMLLSYRNTYKTLDELNQEEMRLGGLRINPITNISSTVTYINNLKVRKIKDKNETQVTGLPQNPKISNISWSPDEKKLAFTHTTATGVELWVLDIASAKATRLTEATVNANMGSPYSWYRDNQNLLVRMLPKNRPALIDSKKDLPKGPTVSTSDGSKSQNRTYQDLLKNKTDETNFETLVSSELYKIDLSGKASLYKSADLYAGEGFSPDGNYIMITTIQKPFSYIVPLSRFPMKSVVYDLTGKEIKVVNEVPLSEIMPKGFMATRKGKRSMGWRSDAPATLYFVEALDGGDPANKVDFRDEVFLWQAPFTSNPTSLVKTVQRYGGIVWGNNTTAILYDQWYDTRNEKTYLFNPSNPGQAPKVIFDRNSQDIYSDPGSFETIKNQYGRQVLALENDNAFLIGQGHTKNGQFPFIDEFNIKTFKTKRLYQSAYKDKKESIFSIEDFKKGDVLVQIQSKSEYPNYYFRNIKKKNELTQITNFKNPFESIKNVHKEVIKYKRKDGVELSGTLYLPVGYDMKKKEKLPLLIWAYPEEYKDKNSAGQSSQNPNEFTFPNYGSFVYWVAKGYVVLDDASFPIIGEGSTEPNDTFITQLVDNAAAAIDAVDKLGYINRKKVAVGGHSYGAFMTANLLTHSDLFACGIARSGAYNRTLTPFGFQSEQRNYWEVPEVYNTMSPFMTADKMKTPLLLVHGDADNNPGTFTLQSERYFQALKGLGAPVRLLLLPKESHGYAAKENILHLLWEQDQFLEKHLKN; the protein is encoded by the coding sequence ATGAAATTAAAGTTATCTATGCTTTTCCTGCTTGTCGGATTGACAGGATTTTCGCAGGAAGAACTTACTTACCAAAAGCCCTCCAAAGAAATTTTGGACCTGGCCGACTATGAAAGAGCTCCTTCGGTTTCGATGGACACCAAAAAAGAATACATGCTTCTTTCGTACCGAAACACCTACAAAACTCTTGATGAATTAAATCAGGAAGAAATGAGATTAGGCGGTTTGAGAATTAACCCAATTACGAATATCTCAAGTACCGTTACCTATATTAACAACCTGAAAGTCCGCAAAATCAAGGACAAGAATGAAACTCAGGTAACCGGCTTGCCACAAAATCCAAAAATCAGCAATATTTCCTGGTCACCGGACGAAAAGAAACTTGCTTTTACACACACTACAGCTACAGGAGTGGAATTGTGGGTTTTGGACATCGCTTCAGCAAAAGCAACCCGCTTAACAGAGGCAACTGTAAATGCCAACATGGGTAGTCCGTACAGCTGGTACAGAGACAATCAGAACCTATTGGTTAGGATGCTTCCTAAAAACCGTCCTGCCCTGATTGATTCTAAAAAAGACCTTCCAAAAGGACCTACGGTTTCTACCAGTGACGGTTCAAAATCACAAAACAGAACCTATCAGGATTTATTAAAAAACAAAACTGACGAGACTAATTTTGAAACCTTAGTAAGTTCTGAGCTTTATAAAATTGACCTTAGCGGAAAAGCGTCGCTGTATAAAAGTGCCGATTTATATGCCGGTGAAGGTTTTTCTCCTGACGGAAACTACATCATGATTACTACGATACAAAAGCCATTTTCTTATATCGTTCCTTTGAGCCGTTTCCCAATGAAGTCTGTAGTATATGACCTGACAGGAAAAGAAATTAAGGTGGTTAACGAAGTGCCTCTTTCTGAAATCATGCCAAAAGGTTTTATGGCTACCCGAAAAGGAAAAAGAAGCATGGGCTGGAGAAGCGATGCTCCGGCAACTCTTTATTTTGTTGAAGCTTTAGATGGCGGAGACCCGGCCAATAAAGTAGATTTCAGAGACGAAGTTTTCTTATGGCAGGCCCCATTTACTTCCAATCCTACATCTTTGGTTAAAACAGTACAACGTTACGGAGGAATTGTTTGGGGTAATAACACTACCGCTATTTTATACGACCAGTGGTATGACACCCGAAATGAAAAGACTTACTTATTCAATCCGTCAAATCCTGGACAGGCTCCAAAAGTAATCTTTGACAGAAACTCACAGGACATTTATTCAGACCCGGGAAGCTTCGAAACAATCAAAAATCAGTACGGAAGACAAGTATTGGCTCTTGAAAACGACAATGCCTTCCTTATTGGCCAAGGTCATACTAAAAATGGTCAGTTTCCATTTATTGACGAGTTCAACATCAAGACTTTCAAGACAAAACGTTTGTACCAATCGGCTTACAAAGACAAAAAAGAAAGTATCTTCTCTATTGAAGACTTCAAAAAAGGCGATGTATTAGTTCAGATTCAGTCAAAAAGCGAATACCCGAACTATTACTTCAGAAACATCAAAAAGAAGAATGAGCTAACGCAGATTACCAATTTCAAAAATCCGTTTGAAAGTATCAAAAACGTACACAAAGAAGTAATCAAATATAAAAGAAAAGACGGTGTAGAGCTTTCCGGAACATTGTATCTTCCTGTTGGTTATGACATGAAGAAAAAAGAGAAATTACCTCTTTTAATCTGGGCGTATCCTGAAGAATACAAAGACAAGAACAGTGCGGGACAAAGTTCTCAAAACCCGAACGAATTTACATTTCCTAACTACGGTTCTTTCGTGTATTGGGTAGCCAAAGGTTATGTAGTTTTGGATGACGCTTCTTTCCCAATCATTGGAGAAGGCTCAACAGAACCAAACGACACGTTTATCACGCAGTTGGTAGACAATGCTGCTGCTGCAATTGACGCAGTTGACAAGCTAGGTTACATTAACCGTAAAAAAGTGGCCGTTGGAGGACACTCTTACGGTGCTTTTATGACAGCTAACCTATTGACACATTCTGACCTGTTTGCCTGCGGTATTGCAAGAAGCGGTGCTTACAACAGAACACTTACACCATTCGGATTCCAAAGCGAGCAAAGAAACTACTGGGAAGTTCCTGAAGTTTACAATACAATGTCGCCATTTATGACTGCTGATAAAATGAAAACACCACTTTTGCTTGTACATGGTGACGCTGATAATAATCCGGGAACTTTCACATTGCAGTCAGAAAGATATTTCCAGGCCCTGAAAGGTCTTGGTGCTCCGGTAAGATTGCTTTTATTGCCAAAAGAAAGCCACGGCTATGCTGCTAAAGAAAACATCCTTCACCTGCTTTGGGAACAGGACCAGTTCTTAGAAAAGCACCTGAAAAACTAA
- a CDS encoding 3-oxoacyl-ACP synthase III family protein produces MYHSKIAGLGYYVPENIVTNDDLSKIIDTNDEWIQERTGIQERRHIVKGDGNTTTSMGVKAAKIAIERSGVAKEDIDFIIFATLSPDYYFPGPGVLVQRDLGLNTVGALDIRNQCSGFVYALSIADQYIKTGMYKNILIIGSEVHSTGLDMTTRGRGVSVIFGDGAGAAIISREVDTNKGILSTHLHSEGQYAEELIVKAPGMGGRWVTDIIADNDPNDESYFPYMNGQFVFKNAVVRFSEVIMEGLKASNLDVSDINMLIPHQANLRISQFIQQKFKLADDQVYNNIQKYGNTTAASIPIALTEAWEQGKIKSGDLVVLAAFGSGFTWGSVVIRW; encoded by the coding sequence ATGTATCATTCAAAAATTGCAGGTTTAGGATATTATGTTCCTGAAAATATTGTTACTAATGATGATTTGTCTAAAATAATAGACACTAATGATGAGTGGATTCAGGAGCGCACAGGAATTCAGGAAAGACGCCATATTGTAAAAGGCGACGGGAATACTACGACGTCAATGGGTGTGAAAGCGGCAAAAATTGCAATTGAACGTTCCGGTGTAGCAAAAGAGGACATCGATTTTATCATTTTTGCTACCCTAAGTCCTGACTACTATTTTCCAGGTCCTGGAGTTTTAGTACAGAGAGATTTAGGATTGAATACCGTTGGAGCGTTGGATATCCGAAACCAATGTTCAGGATTTGTATATGCCTTGTCAATTGCAGACCAGTATATCAAGACCGGAATGTATAAAAACATCCTGATTATCGGCTCTGAAGTACATTCGACAGGATTGGACATGACAACACGCGGACGTGGCGTTTCTGTAATTTTTGGAGATGGTGCAGGAGCCGCAATCATTTCAAGAGAAGTAGATACAAACAAAGGAATTTTGTCGACGCATCTGCATTCTGAAGGACAATATGCGGAAGAACTTATTGTAAAAGCTCCGGGAATGGGCGGACGATGGGTGACAGATATTATTGCTGATAATGACCCGAATGATGAAAGCTATTTCCCATACATGAACGGACAGTTTGTGTTTAAAAACGCAGTAGTTCGTTTCAGTGAAGTAATTATGGAAGGATTAAAAGCCAGCAATTTGGATGTTTCTGATATCAATATGCTGATTCCGCATCAGGCGAATTTGAGGATTTCCCAATTCATCCAGCAAAAATTCAAACTGGCAGACGACCAGGTTTATAATAATATCCAGAAATACGGAAATACTACCGCAGCTTCTATTCCAATTGCCTTGACAGAAGCCTGGGAACAAGGAAAAATAAAATCTGGCGACCTTGTGGTATTGGCTGCTTTTGGAAGTGGCTTCACCTGGGGAAGTGTTGTTATTCGTTGGTAA